CGAGCCGCAGCGTCGCCGCAACGCGCGGTGGCTGGCGTGGACGCTGGGCGTGGTCGCCACGCTCGCGCTCCTCGCGATCATCATCGATATTTACAAATGACCCGCCGCCACTCCGCTCTTGCGAACCGCTCGCAACAACGCCACGCGTTGCGAATGATTCGCAACAAAGGAACTTCGCATGCGTAAGTGGCACCGCTGGCTCTCGGTCTTCTTCGGGATCCTCATCCTGTTCGTCGCCACCACCGGCATCCTCAGCCAGATCGGCAGCCTGGTGAACGACAGCCGCGCCGCCGCCGCGCCGCCGCCGGTCGTCCCCGCGGGCTTCGTCTGCCCCGAGACCATGAATTGCCGGCCCAAGCCCCAGCCGGGCGGCTGGAACCTCGGCCTGCTCCATCACCTCCACTCGGGCGAGGAGTTCGGACCGGTCGGCGTCGCGCTCTCGATTCTCAGTGGTTTCGCGCTGCTTTTCTTCGCTTTTTCAGGGCTTTGGATGTATATCCAGATGTTCCGCGCCCGCGCGTCCAAGACGTCCAACCCCAATCGGAGGCTGTTCTGGTGACCCAAGCAACGATCGTCACATTGTCGGCGCTGATCGCGCTCTTCGCGGGCCTCTACACCCTCGTCGTCTTCACCCGCCGCCGCCGCCTCGCCGCGGCCGCGTCCGACCCCATCACCCAGCCCAAGGACTGATCCCATGCCCCTCCTGCAAGCCAACAAGGCCTACAAGCCCTTCGAATATCCTTGGGCGTTCGAGTTCTGGAAGCGCCAGCAGCAGATCCACTGGATGCCCGAGGAAGTGCCCCTGGGCGAGGACTGCCGCGACTGGGCGCAGAAGCTGACGCCGCACGAGCGCAACCTCCTCACCCAGATCTTCCGCTTCTTCACCCAGGCCGACGTCGAGGTGCAGGACTGCTACCACGACAAGTACGGCTCGGTGTTCAAGCCGACCGAGATCAAGATGATGCTCACCGCCTTCTCCAACATGGAGACGGTGCACATCGCTGCGTACTCGCACCTGCTCGACACGATCGGCATGCCCGAGAGCGAATACAGCGCCTTCCTCCAGTACAAGGAGATGAAGGACAAGCACGACTATCTGAACACCTTCGGGGTCGACACCGACGCCGACATCGCCAAGACGCTCGCCATGTTCGGCGCCTTCACCGAGGGGCTGCAGCTGTTCGCCAGCTTCGCGATGCTGATGAACTTCCCGCGCTTCAACAAGATGAAGGGCATGGGGCAGATCGTCAGCTGGTCGGTCCGCGACGAATCGCTCCACTGCGAGGGCATCATCAAGCTCTTCCACGCCTTCGTGAAGGAGCGCGACTGCCTCACCGCCGACGTGCGCGATTCGATCATCGACCAGTGCCAGAAGACGGTGCGCCTGGAAGACGCCTTCATCGACCTCGCCTTCGAGCAGGGCCCGGTCGAGGGCATGACCGCCAAGTCGATCAAGAAGTATGTCCGCTACATCGCCGACTGGCGCCTCGGGCAATTGGGCTTCCAGCCGATCTACATGGTCGACGAGCACCCGCTCCCCTGGCTCGCACCGCTGCTGAACGGCGTCGAGCACGCCAACTTCTTCGAGCAGCGCGCCACCGAATATTCGAAGGCCGCGACGCGCGGAAACTGGAACGACGTCTGGGACAACTTCGACCGCCGCCAGAAAGCCAAGGTCGCCAACGACGCGCCGGAAGCCGAGGCCGAAGGCGGGCTGTTCGATGCGGCTACGGTGGCGGCGGAATGACCGCATACGGGGATCAGTACGGGGAACTCCTCGAAGATATCGAGGATGCCCTAGACTCGATGCCGGGAGACCCGAGCGCTATTGTTCCTGGCCTCACAAAAGATAGTCTCAAAGTATTCTTTCGTTCCTTCAAGTTGCTTTTGGACAGAGTTGATGCCGGTACTGGAATAGATTGGCCGCATCTGCTCTACTCCAACACTAATGTCCCCCAAACAGTGATAAATACTTCGGCAAATCTGATTGGCGCAAGGGGGAATGCGATAGATTATGCCTTACAAAACTACATGCCGACATTTGTAGATCTGCGGAATAGGTTGGAGTTAGCTACAGGAGTTGTGGCAACCGACTCTGCAAGCTCAACACCTCTGCGTCGTCGACTTGCAGCCGTCGAACGAGCCTTCGGGGAGGCTCAAAGCAAACAGGCCGCTGCGGAAGAATTGCAGCAGGCGTTAGAGGCGCAAATAAACGATCTACGCTCGAAGGCGGACGAACTCGGTACATCAATTGAAGACTTCAACCTTAAGGTAGCCGAAATAGAGGCGAGCCGGAGCAAAGCAATTTCCTTATTAAATGGGGACACTGACGAGGGGACAAGTACCGGTCTAGAAGGTCTGTCTGCTAGGGCGGCGGAAATTGTTAAACAGGCTGAAGCTTCGGCGAAGAAGGCTACGGAAGCTCAAAGTAGGGCCAGCAAGTCTGCGCAAAATGCCGAGCAGAGCAAAAACTCTGCTGAAATCGTGAGAAAGAACGCTCAAAGCGTTATCGAGGACGCTCGCAAGGCGTTGCGTGGCTCTACCCAAGCCGGATTAGCGGAATCATTCATTGCCGAGAGGGATAGCAAGCTTAAAGGGTTGGCAATCTTTGGAAGCTTAATTGTAGTGGGTGTAATTGGCGCCGTTCTTTTTGCAGTTAAGGAGGTTCTTCCAGCGGTCAGTGCGTTCTCTGAATCGGTTAAGTCGGGTCAGGGCATTGAGGCTCTCGGAATTAGCCTGCTGATTCGCACGGCCTTGCTTGCGCCCTTTGTGTTTTTGGCTTGGTTTGCTTCTGTACAATATCGAAGAATTGATCTTCTCCGGATTGACTACGCGGCGAAGGCTGCGGCCGCCAAGGCGTACATTGGTTACAAAGACGAACTCAAAGGTGATCCGAAGCTAACCAACGCACTTAAGGCTTACCTCATCCAGAGGTTCGGCGAACATCCCGTTAGACTTGTCAGCGGTGACGACAATGGGGAACCAGCAAGTTGGTGGGCCAACATGCTGAGCGGTGATCGATTAAGCCAAGGGAAGCCCGAGAGTACGTCTGCCGCTGCGGAGTGAAAAGCCGGAACGGCTAGCCACTTTTTAGCTATTACTACTGCATCTCCTTAGTCCCCACGATCCCCCTGGTTACGCGGCTTCTTCGTTGCCGCGTGCTTCCGGGCGTCCTGGCTGAGCGACCGCGACACGTCGACGCTCTCCTTGAACGTCCCGTCCTCGCGGCGGCGGACGAAGCGTTTGTCGGTGCCCGTGTCGATCAGCTCGCGCTCGTTGGTCATGACGCCTACTCCCTCTGCACCCGCCGCCAACGTCCCGCGCGCGACAGGGATTCCCGCACCTCGCCCGAATGCGACGGGCCGCCCCCGTCGGGAGTCGGGCCGCGCCGGCGCAGTCCCGACCAGTCCTTACGACTTGGCAAGATGATCCGCCTAAGCAGGCGCGATGACGCACCAGCCAGTCATCGCGCTGACCTTCGAACAGTCGCTGCACCAAGCCGTTGCCGAGGTGAATCGCTGGCGCGGCCATTGCCTCGAACTGCACGCCCGCCTCGAACGCGCCGTCAATGCGGCGCTGCGTCACTGGCAACCGGAATGTCCGCTCCCGCAGAAGTTCGCTGACCGGCTGAAGGCCCTTGCCCGCCTTGCGGCGGCCGACGGACCTCACGCGAACAAGAGCCTGGTGTCGACCATCGACCAACTTCAGGAGCTTCGCTCCGAATGGCGCGACCGCCTGGCGCATGCCACGTCGACGGTTCACCTCGATCAGGCGCGGGACTGGATCTGGCACTTCAGCATGCCCCGGTCCGGGGGGAAGATCGACGATAGTGGCGCGATCACTCGGGGCGACGGGGAGGAGCTCGAAAGCAGGCTTTCAAAGGCCGTGAATGCGCTGCGCTCGCAGCTGCGCAAGGCCGACGTCCCGCAATGCTGCTGAGAACGGCCCGCCCCGGCGATTAGCCAAACCACCCCATCCGTGCTACATCCTCCCCATCGCACGGATCGGCCTTCGTAAGCCCGTGCGGCTGAGAGATCTTACGCGCTCTTGCTTACCGGCAATGGAGCTGCACCTCATGGACATGAACTATCTCTACTGGCGCCGCGGCGTCTCGCTCGCCCGCGCCGGCGCGGCCGCCTGCGATGCCTCGCGCACCGCGCACCTCGACCTGTTCGAAGCCTATGGCCATCGCATCGTCGCCCGCCGCCGGGCCATCAATTCATGAGCCGCGTCCTGTTCCTCAGCCTGCCCGAGCAGGAAGTCATCGCCAGCTGCGACAAGGCCGAAGTCGGCATTTCCGCGCTCGAGCGCCTTCCCGACGGCGGCACCCGCCTCGTCTGCATGAGCAGCGCGGGCGCGGCGACCATGTCGGTCAAGTTCAAGCGCAGCCTGATCGCCGACACCGCGCGGCGCGAGCGCTTCCGCCCGGCCTTCTCGCGGCACTGATCGCCCGGGAAGGGGGGGGGGGCGCGGCTTGCGGTGTAGGATATCCTCCGATACCCTAACCCAAATGGCACGTTTCGAAGGTTTTGACGGGAGGGCATTTCGCCTCGGCAAGGCCCCCGCGCGCGCATCCGGCAGCCGTCGCGCCGCGAGCGACTCGCGGACCCTATGACATTGGAGACCTTGTTCAGGAAAGGACTGGGCCTCCGATCGCCGCACGACCCGCGCACGATGGCACCGTCGACCCGTTCGCGCGGCGACCAAAGCTGCTAGGAACGCGGTCATGACCCTAACCGCCATGCTCGTCCCGACCCTCGTCCACCAGCTCGGCGCGCTGCGCGCCTGGCTCGACAAGGGCGAGGCCCATGCCGCCGCCCAGGGGATGACCGAGGCCGAGCTGCTCGGTGTCCGGCTCGCGGTCGACATGTTCCCGCTTCACAGCCAGGTCCGCGTTGCCGCCTTCCTCGCGCAGGAGGCGATCCACCGGCTCCGCGGGACCGAGACCCCGGCCGAGGTCGTCGACTGGCGCACCCACGCCGCCACCCGGCAGGCCGAGCCCGGCACGCTCGCCGACCTCCGCGCGATCCTCGACCGGACGCTCGAATTCCTCGGCGCGGTCGGGGCGACCGAGCTCGATCCCGCCGCCGACCGCCCGCTCAGCCACGCGCTCCCGATGGGCATGGTGTTCGACATGACCGGCTTCACCTATGTCCGCGACTGGGCGCTGCCGCAGACCGCCTTCCACACCGACATGGCCTATGCGCTCCTGCGCAGCGCGGGCGTCGCGCTCGGCAAGCAGGACTTCGTCCCTCACATGTTCGCCTACCTCCGCCCCGGGACGATGCCGGGGGCGTAAGGGCGAGGGGCGGGCGCCTTTACCCCTCGTCAACTATCGCGGCCGATAAGGCGCGGATGCGTAACCTCGTCATTCCCGCGCTCGTGTTCCTGCCGACCCTCGCCGGCATTGCCCATGCGGCGCAGGATGCCCGGCCGTGGGACTATCCCCCGCGCGCCCAGCAGGCCCGCGCCCTCACCGCGCGCGAGAAGAGCGTCTCCTATGCGGGGTGCCGCGAGGTCCGCCGGCTGGGGCTCGCCCCGCTGCGGCGCGGGGAGCCCGGCTATCGCCCGTGGATGGACGGCGACAACGACGGCCTTGCCTGTGAGCCGGTCCGCCGCTGATCGACGTCGGGGCGCCTAGGTGTCCCGGTCCAGCGCCTCACGGCGCCGCTGCCGCGCGTCGGCATCGTCGGCACCCATGATCAGCCGCTCGCCCGTGATCCGCGCCGCGTCGGGCGTCAGCGCCACGTCGACCCCGTCGGGGCCGTCGATCAACACCCGGCCATCCTCTGCGACGACGTCGGCCGGCTTGCTGTAAGTGTTCTTGATCATCGGACGCTTCCAATTCCATGCCCACTCACCGTTTTCAGCGAGGGAAGCGCGTCGAAGGTTCCGGCCATTTTTGACCCGCGACCGAGATACACGGTCTCGCGCACAAGAAAGGCGGGAGTGCGACACGATGTCGCACCCCCGCCCGATGAGGACGTCTCGATCCGGTCGCGCTGCGATCAGCCGATCGGTTCGCCCGATTCTTCCTGCTCGAACAGGCCAGCGGCGACGTCGGCATTGGCGCTGAGGCGGACCTTGTCGCCCTCGACGCCGGCGACCAGGCCGCCCGGGATGTAATGGTGATGGTCGCCGTGGGTCGCGCCGCTGTCCTTCTTGGTCAGCTTGATCCGCTCGCCCTCGACCTTGTCGACGGTGCCGAGGTGAACGCCATCGGCGCCAATGACTTCCATATGCTCGTTGATCTGGCTGAGATCGGCCATGGCGAATGCTCCTTATGCCCTGGGGTTATTCCGGCACCTCAACGCTCCGAGGGTGGGCGCGGGTTCCCTGGGTTCAGAAGCCTTCGATCAGGATGTTGGTTTCGCTCGGAGAATGCTCGGTCCAGCGGCCGATCGAGATGAAGATCACGAGCATGGCGATGGCGAAGACGGTGATTCCCGTGCCGATGATCCAGGCCTCGCGCTCGCGCAATTCGCTGGGCGATAGCTTCTTCTCGGGCGGGGGCGGCGGATCGCGGCGGATGCGCGAGCCGACAGGACGCGGTCCGCCGACAAGGTCTACTGCTTTCTTGAGCCTGCCCATGATTGCATCTTAGG
This genomic window from Sphingomonas rosea contains:
- a CDS encoding PepSY domain-containing protein, producing the protein MRKWHRWLSVFFGILILFVATTGILSQIGSLVNDSRAAAAPPPVVPAGFVCPETMNCRPKPQPGGWNLGLLHHLHSGEEFGPVGVALSILSGFALLFFAFSGLWMYIQMFRARASKTSNPNRRLFW
- a CDS encoding excalibur calcium-binding domain-containing protein, with the protein product MRNLVIPALVFLPTLAGIAHAAQDARPWDYPPRAQQARALTAREKSVSYAGCREVRRLGLAPLRRGEPGYRPWMDGDNDGLACEPVRR
- a CDS encoding ribonucleotide-diphosphate reductase subunit beta; the protein is MPLLQANKAYKPFEYPWAFEFWKRQQQIHWMPEEVPLGEDCRDWAQKLTPHERNLLTQIFRFFTQADVEVQDCYHDKYGSVFKPTEIKMMLTAFSNMETVHIAAYSHLLDTIGMPESEYSAFLQYKEMKDKHDYLNTFGVDTDADIAKTLAMFGAFTEGLQLFASFAMLMNFPRFNKMKGMGQIVSWSVRDESLHCEGIIKLFHAFVKERDCLTADVRDSIIDQCQKTVRLEDAFIDLAFEQGPVEGMTAKSIKKYVRYIADWRLGQLGFQPIYMVDEHPLPWLAPLLNGVEHANFFEQRATEYSKAATRGNWNDVWDNFDRRQKAKVANDAPEAEAEGGLFDAATVAAE
- a CDS encoding DUF2171 domain-containing protein, translating into MADLSQINEHMEVIGADGVHLGTVDKVEGERIKLTKKDSGATHGDHHHYIPGGLVAGVEGDKVRLSANADVAAGLFEQEESGEPIG
- a CDS encoding DUF1993 domain-containing protein, with the translated sequence MTLTAMLVPTLVHQLGALRAWLDKGEAHAAAQGMTEAELLGVRLAVDMFPLHSQVRVAAFLAQEAIHRLRGTETPAEVVDWRTHAATRQAEPGTLADLRAILDRTLEFLGAVGATELDPAADRPLSHALPMGMVFDMTGFTYVRDWALPQTAFHTDMAYALLRSAGVALGKQDFVPHMFAYLRPGTMPGA